In Centroberyx gerrardi isolate f3 chromosome 7, fCenGer3.hap1.cur.20231027, whole genome shotgun sequence, the sequence CATTAGCCTCAATAATGCCCGAGAGACTACAATCaccatagagataaaacagttttatctcTATGACAATCACAGCATATCGAGTATTTTATCATCTAAtgaataatttttttctttgtgtttcccCTCAGTTCAGCGCCCTGAGTATTCCTGAGCCTGCAGACACCCAGACTTCCCTCATTAACGGCCAGGAAGCCGAAGCGGTGAGTGCCATCTGTGCCCAGACTAATGATGCTGTGGCTGTGGAGCCTCACTGTTTTGTAATTGCACTCATAGCCCCGTTTAGAGCTCCCATCACAAACCATAGGACACAAGCATGTGAGAGAAGAACGCTCTTGGAAATCAGGTTGCAGAAAATTCATTTTGACACCATTTTACTCACAACATACACAGCTGCCATACTTTGAATGGTTTTAGTATAGGCAAAACAAAGTCTGAAGAAATATCTAATTAACAACACTGATACGGATGATCTACCTCTACCTGCAAGACTTGGCATTAATGATGAATGGGTTATTTCATAGCAACTGGCTGTTTATCTAACAGCAGGAATTGAGATATTGTTTGTAGGTCATGCTAGCTCATTCTGCCTCCCATcagcatttacatttaaataataTCAGTGTTGACAAGCTTAAACGTTGCGAATATGTGGCTCAAAGGTACAATCACTTGCAATCACAGCGAATGAATCAAGGGGCTTACTGactgcttttgttttatttacaaaacttCATACATTTAAAGTTGCATAGAATTCTGTGAAACTACATTAGAGCATGTTCTATTCTGATCCATTTCTTGCTATAAAACATGATCATTGCCATTTGAAACATTAAGTCCCATGACCTGGTTAGTGCTTTCGTTTTGGAGGTTTTAGGTCAGATTTTCTTTCCAAGGATCTTGAAATTTCTCTCCAATGTGCTGGAAATGACATTTAACTGCTCAGTCCCTTAATTTTCGGTTGATGTTAAGCTGCAGACAGGAGAAATACACTCCTCATTGGAAAGTAAGGTATGAATTGAGAGGAAACTGGGAAAGCGTATGGGACTACTGTAGCTGGTAATGGTTTTTGTAATGCGCACAAGTTACAATGCAGTATTTGAAAATCCTACAAATTATACCCTTTTTTCATGCAGAAATGttgcttttgtctttttgttttccagAACACATCAGCAGCCGCCTACATCGAGGCATCCAAAGCTCGTATTGCCCAGTATGAAAAAAAGGTGGGAACTGTTTCATACTTTTTTATGGGCTAGTGGGCTTaaataaaagggaaaaagagaggatcCTGTTGATTAATTAGCACTCTTCCAATTATGTATCTTGAATACACACTACAGAAATAACATCAACTTGTCTCACAGGAAATCTCCAATTTAAATTAAGTAACACAGAAAATTAATGACATCGCCTCCAGACTTAGACCACTGATTGTAGCTACTGCTGCTTAGAGGCTATTAGTTAAAATGGGATAGGTTTGTATTAAATTTTAGCCCGTGGCTTATACTCTTTCTTACATATACTGTAGCATATTCTTGCAGTTTTATTGTTTGCCTCAGATAATGCACCAAATCAGTCATCCCTTTAGCTACGGTGGGCCCTCACAGCTGTAAAATTGCCCCACAGCTAGAAAAATGTGAATACAATGAAAATGTATCATCTGGCCTCAACACCTACTGGAGGAGAACTGGTCCCAGGAGCGAACCTGGGCCTCGCAACCAAATTTCTCCTCACCCCATACATTTACACGATTCTGCTGGAAGCACTGCATCAAATACCTCTTAACCTACTCTTTACCTTTTTTTGGTCCTGATCCGCTGTTCTTCCTCCCCCAGCTGGACAAATTCAAGAACATGATTCCCTTCGACCAGATGACCATCGACGACCTGAACGACACCTTCCCAGAGACGAAGCTGGACAAGGAGAAACACCCATACTGGCCACACAAGCCCATTGCTGATTTATAAATGCACTATAGCACTCTGACCAAAAGGCGTCCAATATAATGTATTTCCCCCTAATGAAAAGctgtatagtgtgtgtatagAAGTCCTGTTTCATCCACTCAAGAGTTTATGAAATGGCTGAGAATATTGTTGTTTTGACAACTGTAAGGTCTATGAACgaaggaaaaaaatggaaatgaaacatTAACTGTTTagttgtgtattttattttctactCATTAAGGTAATTCCTAAAAATCAGTTCTAACTTGCATTGCTTTTTGCGGGTTGTCAGTGTTCAAAGGCCCTTTTCATAGATCCCTCCCAGGCAAACAACTGCTATTCAGTTACTGGATTCTTTCCCAGGCGTCATGAACAGAACTTGATCTGTTGGACAGTGTTTTCCTTCTAAATTTGGTATGGAATATCCTCCAACACTCACTGAAAGTCTAACCCTTGTGGATACCCTGATGAGTTTTTAAGTACACACTCCACCAAATCTCTCTCACCAGAGAGCAGCGTACGGTTTCCTTCCCTCGTGGCTTCAAGTGTTTGTCTTGGGGAATTGTAAATGTCTTGTCATTGTCAGTTCTCTGGATTACCAGGGGAGAAGCTCTCGTCTCTTCCCGTTGTATATTTTCTCATGTCTGCAGGTAGCCACGGCTTCGCGCTGCGCTTTGATGCCTCATTGTATTGGATAGATCCACTGTTGCATTAGACCTCTTCAAGTCATCCATCAACGAGCGGACAGCATGTCTGCAGTACAAACGATCGCGGCCCCGGCCCTTTTATTATGCTGTGTCAGTCTGTTGTTCATGCTTTGTTATGACTACAGCGTAAATCTCCATTTCACCATGGTTGGAAATATGAGCGGTCTcgtggggggctgggggggagCTTTAAACATAAAGCCTGTGTTCTGTGCTCTTTTCCCTCTACTGTTATTATGGCTTTGGTTTGTGGCCTAATGCAGAACTGGGTCCATCAGTGCAGACATGATGGAGATAAGTAGAGGAATGTACGCCAGTCCGACCGATGAATCTAAACTATTGCCACTCTCCAAGGATTCAGCATACATTGGAACCTAAATAATGTCATTCACATTATTGTAATGAGAAACTTTCTACCTGTGGGGGGCAGCATCTCTCTGATTAAGAAGGAGACGTGTCCCTTTACCGTGTCTCTAGCTTGCAGGGGAATAGTGTGTTCTCCCAGAGGAATAAAAACTAGACTTCTATAGTCATTTAAAGTAGTAAACCCCCAGAGATATTTACTCATTGCACTGTGCAATCAAATCATTTCAAAATCCATTAATCTGGGCCTTTTTTGCTTGAGGTATATGCAAAGTACTGTGATGTTTCAAAGTGGAAACTATAAAACTTTATGGTGCAAGATATACGTAGAGACAAATTAATTTCTAAGCATTCACTTTTTTCCATTTGGGTTAAAATGGCTTGAGAAGCCAAATTTTGTAGTAGTAGAAAGTAGAAAAGTAGGAGAGTTACAAAAATATTTGTCTTTAAGAACTTTTCTTTCTCACTAGCAAAACTGATAACAGGTTCCTTCCATACATCTCAAGGGGATTTTAGGTTGCACAGAAAATGTGTCATCTATATTCTAAAGCAGAGTCTGCCCTATACctaaaaatcacaaaatattGAAGGAAAATGATTGCCTGAAACTCCTACAATACAACAAAAGATGAAGTCTGAGCAGAATAGGATGATACAGGCAGTTCAAACTATTTGAAACAAAGAGGATAACTGAATTCCtctaatttcatttatttaggtTTTAGACTAATAATTGCAAATCATTGTATTTTTAATGATTGTAAGTCAGGTGAGGTAGATACTTAGGcgtctttatctcttttttaGCTATTTACAGACTTGGCTAGGACCATTCCAGCAGAACTTCAGTTCAAGCACGTTGGTTTATTAGCTTTTCAGCCCACATATTTAAGAGAGAATAATGTGGAACTTCGAGTAACAAGAGTTGAGaacatttgttgtatttgtcaTTCAAGAGTTGCTGCAATTACCGAAGCAGGAGTGGAGGCATAAGAAAGATTTAAGAGTTGAGACAGTCTTTCAGCGGCCCCACATTTTTGACATAGCATGGTAAGAGGGAATTTCACTGTCAGCACATTGTGTTGCTCTCATGCCCCTATTGCCATTCTCTCTATCATTTCCCTACTGAGACATGCTGCGCATTCCACAGTAGAGCAGTGATAATCCTCCCAAAATCTATACATTATGTCATCCCAACGGGTGCTCACTTGCCCTGTCAGTCTGCAACTGGGTAAACTTGACGTGACTGTGGTGCAATATGAGTATACAGCTTTCTGAAGATGCCACTGGAGACCCAGATAGAAAATACTGCAAGTGGATCAAAGAGTTGGAACCGGCTGTGAGTCGAAGGGGATGAAATAAATATTCAGAGGCCTGTCAGTGtatactgttttatttatttcccatGTTTTTGGTCGCATTTACTGAAAATATTCTCTTTTTACATGTTTTCTGTCTTGTCAGCTGCAAGTGTGTTTATTCTCACGGACTCATTAACAAggttgtaatttgtttttttagctgTTTGCATTGGTTGATTACATCCTCTGTCTTAATCATCAGGTCAAAGGTGACGACCGTTTTTGACCTCTCAGAGCGCCGGCAAGGCCCTGGCAACATAACAGCATCCTGAGCTCTCATCGAGGGTCACTTGCTGTCAACTGTGCCAAGCTACTAGTAAAATGCGGCATGgctgcgtgtgtgagtgtgtgtgtgtgtgagtgaccgACCCCCTGCAGCTCCACTTTCCCTGGGCTCAGCCATTCTTTCCCCAGCTGACCATTCAGCTGTTACCAACACTTGTCCGCTTGAAAACTGTTGTCATAGCACAGAACTCCGCACACTAGTCTACAGCCTGTAATGATTTTAAGGAAACCCTCGTGCCCCAGTGTGAGATGTTACCCAGGATCTATAAATCAGTATGTAATCTCATTTTTTAAGGGCTgcacagagagaaatgaaacaagGGGTTTGGAACCGGCCCATGCCTCGGCACGAGTAGAAAGTCTGTGTTTGTATTGCATGACATTGGGGTGTGTGCTGCGCTATGCATGAGATGGTGTGTGAGAGGCCCTGAATTCCTCTAATGCTATCCTGAATTAGACCGCGCTGTTGTTGGGTTGGGTTTCCATTTAACATGTGCTCACAATGTTGAAGAAGCATGCTCAAGTGCCGTTACAGCCTCTACTGGGACTCTCTAGCAAAGgtcaccacaaaaaaaaaaaaaaaaaaaatcacgctACCTTGCTACACTTGCAAACAATCCCACATTATTCTTGAATTCTGTATTTTAGACCTATTTTgaatttcaaaatttcatctAAAAAATGTCAGATCACATATTAAATCATATCACATATTAGGTTAGGTTTTACATGCTTGTGAGTGTGGGTGTCCTTTAAAGTTTAGATGACACATTCTAACTGCTGTATGTGAGTCAGATTATGAATAGTCATATGACTGGATATTACAATCAGTACCTTATGCTGTCCTCCAAGATCTAAAACGGATGCATTGTCTAACTGTTTCTTGAATTTAATGATGCAACATTTTAGAAGGTCTATTTGGGTCAAGATGGTTGTTGGCATATGGTTTTAAATGAGGATAGACAGACAAAAGCGCTTTGTCCATGACAGCCTGATACCCTCTAGAATATGTGAGTTGACGGTAGAAACAAAAATGTTATCcgaaaaacaaacagcagtaaGATGTACATCTTTTCCCACTTTTGCCCCATCCTCCTCCCCCACGAATCGATCCATCATGCTTTGTCCCAAAAGCAAACAGCTCACATCCGCTCCTGTGTGAAAATCTAAGTGTTCGCTTCCTACCTATCCATCACACCATCCATTATGCTCCTCATTTAGACATCCATCAAACGTCGCACATTCAATTACGCAATCCATCACGCTCTGCACTTGTCCCGCCGTGGCTCATGATCTT encodes:
- the atp5pd gene encoding ATP synthase peripheral stalk subunit d, mitochondrial, with product MAGRRAALKAIDWVAFAERVPPNQRTMFNNLKTRSDAIAAKLASLPEKPVTIDWSYYRSAVAKAGMVDEFEKKFSALSIPEPADTQTSLINGQEAEANTSAAAYIEASKARIAQYEKKLDKFKNMIPFDQMTIDDLNDTFPETKLDKEKHPYWPHKPIADL